In Deinobacterium chartae, a single genomic region encodes these proteins:
- a CDS encoding MalY/PatB family protein: MHLFDNLDPARLRDGHSLKWHHYPEGVLPLWVADMDFPTAGPILEALRDRLEYRLGYGLSGGHPPLLQAVADWQARYGWAVDPAQVRLISGVVPGLFAAALALASAGDEVLVQTPIYPPFLGAVRSSGRTLRTASLGRDEQGYRVDIAALEEQVTPATRLLMLCNPHNPTGRVFTRSELEALAEFALRHRLWVVIDELHADLVFDGQHIPLASLGPEIAERTVTLTGPGKAFNIAGLGLGVAISSNPALLERLQAPMMGLCPAPSVLSQAGALAAYLEGESWLRETVAYLRGNRDLLGAFLNTHLPQVGYLPPEGTYLAWLDFGRYPFAERAQQVMLEAGVGLNNGLDYGPEGAGFLRLNFATSRSLLQEALERIERACRSETPAPLT, encoded by the coding sequence ATGCACCTGTTTGACAACCTCGATCCGGCCCGGCTGCGCGACGGCCATTCGCTGAAATGGCACCACTACCCCGAGGGCGTCTTGCCGCTGTGGGTGGCTGACATGGACTTCCCGACCGCAGGGCCGATCCTCGAGGCGCTCCGCGATCGTCTCGAATACCGTCTGGGCTACGGTCTGAGCGGCGGTCACCCGCCGCTGCTGCAGGCCGTGGCCGACTGGCAGGCCCGCTACGGCTGGGCGGTGGATCCCGCTCAGGTTCGCCTGATCAGCGGGGTCGTCCCCGGCCTGTTCGCTGCGGCCCTGGCCCTGGCCTCGGCCGGCGATGAGGTGCTGGTCCAGACGCCCATCTACCCGCCGTTCCTGGGTGCGGTGCGCAGCAGCGGCCGCACCCTGCGCACCGCCTCGCTCGGCCGCGACGAGCAGGGCTACCGGGTGGACATCGCCGCCCTCGAGGAGCAAGTCACCCCGGCAACCCGCCTGCTGATGCTGTGCAACCCGCACAACCCCACCGGGCGGGTCTTTACTCGCTCCGAGCTCGAGGCCTTAGCCGAGTTCGCGCTGCGCCACCGCCTGTGGGTGGTGATAGACGAACTGCACGCCGACTTGGTGTTCGACGGGCAGCACATTCCGCTGGCCTCGCTGGGCCCCGAGATCGCCGAGCGCACCGTAACCCTGACCGGTCCGGGCAAGGCCTTCAACATCGCCGGCCTGGGCCTGGGCGTGGCCATCTCCAGCAACCCGGCCCTGCTCGAACGCCTGCAGGCACCGATGATGGGCCTGTGTCCCGCTCCCAGCGTGCTCTCGCAGGCCGGCGCACTGGCCGCCTACCTCGAGGGGGAATCCTGGTTGCGCGAGACCGTCGCTTACCTGCGCGGCAACCGTGACCTGCTGGGCGCGTTCTTGAACACGCACCTGCCGCAGGTGGGCTACCTGCCGCCCGAGGGCACTTACTTGGCGTGGCTGGATTTCGGACGCTACCCGTTCGCGGAACGCGCCCAACAGGTGATGCTGGAAGCCGGGGTTGGCCTGAACAACGGTCTGGATTACGGGCCGGAAGGCGCCGGGTTCCTGCGGCTGAACTTTGCGACTTCGCGCAGCCTGCTGCAAGAGGCCCTCGAGCGCATCGAGCGCGCCTGCCGCAGCGAAACGCCGGCCCCGCTGACCTAA
- a CDS encoding response regulator codes for MNVRAFILRGQIMTWLFMLLVAVAVLLGIDRNAQLARQAAHSQAELTQLETVLSLVLDLETGMRGYLLSGRDSYLAPHRSARSRLPGELRELARLIEQDPQGGADAQRRIVQRIETLLITWNDEAAAPQIAARRRGLEDAVALVMTERGKRLVDDIRREIERYRSAEAALRDRRVQASEQALQFVEGLTILGLLAAVLASVLAANRSAHKVAQTFEQLGQASRRIAGGHFGERVAPSEIREADLLAGTFNSMAEHLHASQLALEERNLALSRQAADLEQAARFERSLGESLRLFTASYDRTAILNGVLSLLARQYGLVAGAFYGYHEWRGDLSLEARYGLSREVAYSYRLREGQVGQAVMERRVLLLPDTAFVPVDSGLECGTARHTVVVPVYLQDRIMGCLVLALAQAPAENVLTFLQQLAQQLGVALNNIDQYTNLQILSAQLQARSAEVDLKNRELQHADRLKSEFLANMSHELRTPLNAVIGFSELLAEQVYGPLNERQLGYLREIQHSGEHLLNLINDILDLSKIEAGRMDLALEAVRLTDVLRSAEAMLRERALSGGLTLEVHSEDLEFRGDPRKLRQVVVNLLSNAVKFTPTGGRVSLEGRRSGDRIEIVVTDTGIGIAEADQAELFQPFTQVDGSLARRHEGTGLGLALTRRLGELHGGTVSVRSAPRQGSTFTVSLPFEAAPPAGLPAQKTAVTGGQPVPREGAPLILIVEDDDAVATLIRHHLEDAGYRVARAPDGVEGLRMASELRPDAISLDLMMPVLDGWAFLERLAQQPELAKIPVVVLSMASNLERGLYLGASAVLNKPVRREQLLDAFARILPALGGPAHVLVIDDDPQAVELVAETLAPLGHRVVRTYGGQQGLDQALKEPPDLIVLDLMMPGVSGFEVVERLYEDARTREVPVIILTAKVVTEEDRRRLNGHIFEVLEKGGFNRSTLLSEVARATRRLPPTGTP; via the coding sequence GTGAACGTACGCGCGTTTATCCTGCGCGGCCAGATCATGACCTGGCTGTTCATGCTGCTGGTGGCGGTCGCAGTTCTCCTGGGTATCGACCGTAACGCGCAGCTGGCCCGTCAGGCGGCGCATTCCCAGGCCGAACTCACCCAGCTTGAAACGGTCCTGTCGCTGGTGCTGGACCTCGAGACCGGCATGCGCGGCTATCTGCTCAGCGGGCGGGACAGCTACCTCGCGCCGCACCGTTCCGCGCGCAGCCGCCTGCCCGGCGAACTGCGCGAACTGGCGCGGCTGATCGAGCAGGACCCGCAAGGAGGGGCGGACGCACAGCGGCGTATCGTTCAGCGCATCGAGACGCTGCTGATCACCTGGAACGACGAGGCGGCCGCTCCCCAGATCGCGGCGCGGCGCAGGGGCCTCGAGGACGCGGTCGCGCTGGTGATGACCGAGCGCGGTAAAAGGCTGGTGGACGACATTCGTCGCGAAATCGAGCGTTACCGTAGCGCCGAGGCCGCGCTGCGTGACCGGCGCGTTCAGGCGTCCGAACAGGCCCTGCAGTTCGTGGAGGGCCTGACGATCCTGGGCCTGCTGGCCGCCGTGCTCGCCTCGGTGCTCGCCGCCAACCGCAGCGCCCACAAGGTCGCTCAGACCTTTGAGCAGCTCGGGCAGGCCTCGAGGCGTATCGCGGGCGGGCACTTCGGGGAGCGCGTAGCACCTTCGGAAATCCGCGAGGCCGACCTGCTGGCCGGAACCTTTAACAGCATGGCCGAGCACCTGCATGCGTCGCAGCTGGCCCTCGAGGAACGCAACCTTGCGCTTTCCCGGCAGGCGGCCGACCTGGAGCAGGCTGCGCGCTTCGAGCGCAGCCTGGGCGAGTCGCTGCGGCTGTTCACCGCCTCGTACGATCGTACGGCGATCCTCAACGGCGTGCTGAGCCTGCTCGCACGCCAGTACGGTCTGGTCGCCGGAGCGTTTTACGGTTACCACGAGTGGCGCGGTGACCTGTCCCTCGAGGCGCGCTACGGGCTGAGCCGGGAGGTCGCGTACAGCTACCGCCTGCGCGAGGGTCAAGTTGGGCAGGCGGTGATGGAACGGCGGGTCCTGCTGCTCCCCGATACGGCCTTTGTGCCGGTGGACAGCGGTCTGGAGTGCGGTACGGCGCGCCATACGGTGGTGGTTCCGGTGTACCTGCAAGACCGCATCATGGGCTGCCTCGTGCTGGCGCTGGCCCAGGCCCCGGCCGAGAACGTCTTGACGTTCCTGCAACAGCTGGCGCAGCAACTGGGGGTGGCCCTCAACAACATCGACCAGTACACGAACCTGCAGATTCTCTCGGCGCAGCTGCAGGCGCGCAGCGCCGAAGTGGACCTCAAGAACCGCGAACTGCAGCACGCGGACCGGCTCAAGAGCGAATTTCTGGCCAACATGAGCCACGAACTGCGTACCCCGCTCAACGCGGTCATCGGCTTTTCCGAACTGCTGGCCGAACAGGTTTACGGTCCGCTCAACGAGCGCCAGCTCGGATACCTGCGCGAAATCCAGCACAGCGGCGAGCACCTGCTGAACCTGATCAACGACATCCTCGACCTGTCCAAGATCGAGGCCGGACGTATGGACCTTGCCCTCGAGGCGGTGCGCCTAACCGATGTGCTGCGCTCGGCCGAGGCCATGCTGCGCGAGCGTGCCCTGAGCGGAGGGCTCACCCTCGAGGTGCACAGCGAGGACCTGGAGTTTCGGGGCGACCCGCGCAAACTGCGCCAGGTGGTGGTCAACCTGCTCTCCAACGCGGTGAAGTTCACGCCGACAGGCGGGCGGGTCAGCCTCGAGGGGCGCCGCTCGGGTGACCGGATCGAGATCGTGGTGACCGACACGGGTATCGGCATCGCCGAGGCGGATCAGGCCGAGCTGTTTCAGCCGTTTACGCAGGTGGACGGGTCGTTGGCGCGCCGTCACGAGGGAACCGGCCTGGGGCTGGCACTGACCCGCCGGCTGGGGGAACTGCACGGGGGAACGGTGAGCGTGCGCAGCGCTCCCAGGCAGGGCAGCACCTTCACGGTATCGCTGCCGTTCGAGGCCGCGCCCCCCGCCGGGTTGCCCGCCCAGAAAACCGCCGTGACGGGCGGGCAGCCGGTTCCTCGCGAAGGAGCACCGCTGATTCTGATCGTCGAGGATGACGACGCGGTTGCCACGCTGATCCGGCACCACCTCGAGGACGCCGGTTACCGGGTTGCCCGTGCGCCCGACGGCGTCGAGGGCCTGCGCATGGCGAGCGAGCTGCGTCCGGACGCGATCAGCCTGGACCTGATGATGCCCGTGCTCGACGGCTGGGCGTTCCTCGAGCGTCTGGCGCAGCAGCCCGAGCTGGCCAAGATTCCGGTGGTGGTGCTGTCGATGGCCAGCAACCTCGAGCGGGGCCTGTACCTGGGGGCGAGCGCGGTCTTGAACAAGCCGGTACGGCGCGAGCAGCTGCTCGACGCCTTTGCACGGATACTGCCCGCTTTGGGTGGCCCGGCGCACGTCCTGGTGATCGACGACGATCCGCAGGCGGTGGAGTTGGTAGCCGAAACCCTTGCTCCGTTGGGGCACCGGGTGGTGCGGACCTACGGAGGCCAGCAGGGGCTCGATCAGGCCCTGAAAGAGCCGCCGGATCTGATCGTGCTCGACTTGATGATGCCGGGTGTGAGCGGTTTTGAGGTGGTCGAGCGGCTGTACGAGGACGCGCGCACCCGGGAGGTTCCGGTGATCATCCTGACCGCCAAGGTCGTCACCGAGGAGGATCGGCGCAGGCTCAACGGCCACATCTTTGAAGTGCTGGAGAAGGGGGGCTTCAACCGCAGCACGCTGCTCAGCGAGGTCGCGCGGGCCACCCGGCGCCTGCCGCCCACCGGTACGCCCTGA
- a CDS encoding response regulator, with translation MNILIVDDHPTNLLLLKDLLASRGYAVTAVDNGQDALQEVARARPDLLLLDIQMPGLSGTEVLRVLRQAPETRDLKVIALTALAMSGDRESILASGFDDYISKPFKFAELFATIARHLGSETSV, from the coding sequence ATGAACATTTTAATCGTGGATGACCACCCCACCAACTTGCTGCTGCTCAAGGACCTGCTGGCCAGCCGGGGCTACGCCGTGACCGCCGTGGACAATGGCCAAGACGCCCTGCAAGAGGTGGCTCGCGCACGCCCGGACCTGCTGCTGCTCGACATTCAGATGCCCGGCCTGTCCGGAACCGAGGTGCTGCGGGTTCTGCGCCAGGCTCCCGAGACGCGCGACCTCAAGGTCATCGCCCTGACGGCTCTGGCCATGTCTGGCGACCGGGAGAGCATCTTGGCCAGCGGCTTTGACGACTACATCTCCAAGCCCTTCAAGTTTGCCGAGCTGTTTGCGACCATCGCGCGGCACCTGGGTTCAGAGACCTCGGTCTGA
- a CDS encoding DUF2171 domain-containing protein, whose protein sequence is MDPNDVSQVQPGAAVLCAGGERLGTVVAAEGNFLEVRAEDDGRSHWLPLEAVADISGDVRLNLDFETARREWKNERPQPYY, encoded by the coding sequence GTGGATCCGAACGATGTCTCTCAGGTGCAACCCGGAGCGGCCGTGCTGTGCGCGGGGGGCGAACGACTGGGCACGGTGGTGGCTGCCGAAGGCAATTTTCTCGAGGTGCGCGCGGAGGACGACGGGCGCAGCCACTGGCTTCCGCTCGAGGCGGTGGCCGACATTTCGGGTGACGTGCGTTTGAATCTGGACTTTGAGACCGCGCGGCGCGAGTGGAAAAACGAGCGGCCACAGCCGTATTACTGA
- a CDS encoding TetR family transcriptional regulator encodes MTDTRAQRIRQASFERREQQKEATRRRILEAAAQLFDAVGYAGFSLRQVAERAGYTATAVYAHFQDKDDLIFSVAHTGFETFYTWLSQALHTAHTPLDRLQALAVAYVRFGLTYPMHYRLMFMQGSDFLTACAEGKQPRVASLNLLIHAVEQAITAGDLDGNRVSAQQLTAALWSAVHGPVSLHLSQPALLPLPLVLPTAQTLVQATLDRFSPPG; translated from the coding sequence GTGACCGATACTCGGGCACAGCGCATCCGACAGGCCAGTTTCGAGCGACGCGAGCAGCAGAAAGAGGCGACCCGCAGGCGCATCCTCGAGGCGGCCGCGCAACTGTTCGATGCGGTAGGATACGCGGGCTTCTCGCTGCGGCAGGTGGCCGAGCGGGCCGGATACACCGCCACGGCGGTCTACGCTCATTTTCAGGACAAGGATGACCTGATCTTCTCGGTAGCCCACACGGGCTTTGAAACTTTCTATACCTGGCTGTCGCAGGCTTTGCACACGGCCCACACGCCCTTAGACCGGCTGCAGGCTCTGGCGGTGGCTTACGTGCGTTTTGGCCTGACCTACCCCATGCATTACCGCCTGATGTTCATGCAGGGGTCGGATTTCCTCACCGCTTGCGCGGAGGGCAAGCAGCCACGCGTCGCGTCGCTGAACCTGCTGATACACGCGGTAGAACAAGCGATCACGGCCGGAGACCTCGACGGCAACCGCGTTTCGGCCCAGCAACTGACCGCCGCCCTGTGGTCGGCCGTGCACGGACCGGTATCGCTGCACCTCAGCCAGCCCGCGCTGCTCCCCCTTCCCCTGGTGCTGCCCACCGCCCAGACGTTGGTCCAGGCCACGCTCGACCGCTTCAGCCCCCCGGGCTGA
- a CDS encoding VC0807 family protein: protein MPKIVIDLIFTLAIPLLLLNPDLFRTGFSFADLFGELLFGYTPPPEGSADANAAGNPGIYVAYVLAGLIPAIYILIDTARTRVLNPITMLAAASALIGGGLAFFRIDGWVFALKDSYASIVIALVTGVSLLIKKPFFEAFLKVALVPENDRHKALAARLFNDAYVRRTLLYATAVIFLEAVILGTANFLVNYRIVVASFGTEAFNAQVAQATAVMRLPSLIGTFIAYGFAFYLVQYGVSRSFGDKAKLFEDGFWEALEATEQEPQARLG, encoded by the coding sequence GTGCCCAAGATCGTCATCGACCTGATCTTTACCCTGGCGATTCCGCTGCTGCTGCTCAACCCCGACCTGTTCCGCACCGGGTTCTCGTTCGCGGACCTGTTCGGGGAACTGCTGTTCGGATACACGCCGCCGCCCGAAGGCAGCGCTGACGCCAACGCTGCGGGCAACCCGGGTATCTACGTGGCCTACGTGCTCGCCGGCCTGATTCCGGCCATTTACATCCTGATCGACACGGCCCGCACCCGGGTGCTGAACCCGATCACGATGCTGGCTGCCGCGTCGGCCCTGATCGGTGGCGGGCTGGCCTTTTTCCGCATCGACGGCTGGGTCTTTGCGCTCAAGGACTCGTATGCCTCGATCGTGATCGCGCTGGTCACCGGCGTGTCGCTGCTGATCAAGAAGCCTTTTTTCGAAGCTTTCCTCAAAGTGGCCCTGGTTCCCGAGAACGACCGACATAAGGCGCTGGCCGCCCGGCTGTTCAACGATGCCTACGTGCGGCGCACGCTGCTGTACGCCACCGCGGTGATCTTCCTCGAGGCGGTGATCTTGGGAACCGCCAACTTCTTGGTTAACTACCGCATCGTGGTCGCGAGTTTTGGTACCGAGGCGTTCAACGCGCAAGTCGCCCAGGCGACCGCCGTGATGCGCCTGCCCAGCCTGATCGGCACCTTTATCGCCTACGGGTTTGCCTTCTACCTGGTGCAGTACGGGGTGTCGCGTTCGTTCGGCGACAAGGCCAAGCTGTTCGAGGACGGCTTTTGGGAAGCGCTCGAGGCTACCGAGCAAGAACCGCAGGCCCGTCTGGGCTAG